A stretch of DNA from Thunnus thynnus chromosome 16, fThuThy2.1, whole genome shotgun sequence:
tgttcagagcagacaaacgttTGTTAGTCAGTCAGTAAATCCAGACTTGATTAAAACTTCTTGTGACTGATTTTCTTCCACAAACTGTTGCTGTGCTGAagagtttttgtcatttatattaatCAGCAACAAAGAAATGCATCTAAAACAGTGGTGATTAGTTtcctgacagctgtgattgatttattgaaccaTCACAGGTAACGTTACTCCACCTTTTCTACTGCAGAAGTCATTCAGGAATCATTTGAtcaaaactctgcacatatgaGACGTTGAGTTCAGTTCAATCGTAATAAACATCAGAAGGAAATAACATGTTGACTCCAGTTTGAAGCCGTGAAGACGCCGTAATAGATGTTTGCTGAAGTTTTCTCAGTCGTCACTCAAACACTGAGTGTTACAGTTTTTACTAAAAAACTCATATTTGAACATCAACACTAAATTAAACACATGTGGACTCCATCAAATCCAGTCATAATATGATTAAACTATAAACTGAACATATAATTATTCACATCTGGTCACAGAAGTCAGAGAAATCACAGCCTGCAGCATCAAATCTCACTTTCACAAGTTCTGTTTACAACCTGAAAGCTGATGTGAATAATATTTGCAGACTGGAAACTCTTCTCTCCCATCTTTCCCATGTGACTGGAATGCAGCGTCAGTGTTACAGGAAGTGACTTCTGTcaacaaactgacacagtgTGATATTACAGATATTAAAATCCGTCTTTACTGATGTTGTTTGAAGCTGTTAAAGGCTCAGTGGAGTTTTTACACGTCTTCCTGCAGTGAACATCACAGCAGGTCAACAACTGAAATCTGAAAACTGATGCAGGACACAAGAGGGCGCCTTCATCCTGCTAACCAGGGATGTAGTGGAGGTTAAAGCTCCTCCACTcggtctgtctgcagttttagtcaaaaacatgtttttaaaccaattaaaacacaacatgataATAAGAATGCATCCTGTCATTCATCGTGGTAAATGGTGTCAAAGTGCTTTAAGTCATTAATTAgttatttagttagttagtgAGATTGTGGAAACGTCTTTGGCTTCACCACATagtgttaaaaacaacacaggacaGCTGATGAGGACAAACAGCATCgacatgatttaaaaataaataaataaataaatacagtaaaaatgaaataaaacggTAGACGGTTTGATGTTTGTCAAATTGGTcactttttgctgtgtgtttttatccatggaggctatcactgctcatgatgacgtcttttaccttcactgacgcttcttcagatgaaaatataaacttctctttgttctaaatgttagtttcatgtttgtattgatgtatttgtgttctgttgtttcttaaagagagaaaacagtagaacttccttcatcatagatattttgatctcatcactttgtaaattcatagagaaacatccaatcaaactgtaattatcatgataataatcatttattatgttcttgtacattctgggttaaactaactgattgtgtggatgaagtgaatctgaacatgaaatcattgaacaagagtcatttaacagactttactgattggatgtgtgaacaatctgaagctttacataatcaataaagatgttttttcaacagcgagcaaagtattttcttctttcttcatctcaggatctcattcaaagcttctggagaaaatgtgaaactaaaatgagagtttatttgaggcagttttcctcctgaaacaccacaaagtccagagttcatgttcagagcagacaaacgttTGTCAATCAGTCTCTgaactttcagctttcttcactaaagCAGCTTTGTCACAGAGGAAAGAGCAGAGTTTTCTATCACTtgttgcttttaaaaaacaagattttctttgtgcatttaGTTGATAAAGTCTTTGTTATACAGGCCTAAAAGACTGGAAAATAGTAAGAATTCATTTGATCAAGTTTAGTGTGAAGAAGTTTTGTTGAGTCctgacaaacataaaacaacagatatCGTGTCGTGGTGAACTTGaggtcatttcatttatttttctgttgattttcatGCAGATGAAAGTTGAGAATGAGGCTGTCATGTTGGTTCAGTGTTTAACTCTGTCACCTCACAGAGAGATATtacattctgttttattttggtgtttcctgtttgtttgacaGGCACCTGTGCTGATTAGTGGGGCTGAGTCCTCTTtgttcagctctctctctccatcctgctGCAGTAGCACCTTTTTTGGTGTTAGGTATCCGGCCttcctttattcattcatgtttctgtAATAAATTCACATGTAGCACTTTACTACTGGTGTAGTCTCCATTATTATGTTCGGTGTTTGAGCCAGCCGTAATATAATATGGGGGCTTgtctgggatttgaacccaggacctCTCACACCCCAAgtgagaatcatacccctagaccattTGGCATGTATAACACCCTTGCCACTTTTCAGCGACTCATGTGGACAGTGTTGTCTGGCGTAACTAACTGTGAGACCTATTTAGACGATGTTGTAGTGTATTCACCTGACTGGGAGAGTCACATGAATACTCTCCTGACTGTTTTCCAGCGCTTTGAAAATGCCTCACTGACCCTGATCCTGAGTAAGTGTGAGTTTGCAAAAGCCACCATCACCTATCTCGGCAAGGAAGTAGGTCAGGGATAGGTTCGCCCCCTTGCAGCTAAGATCAGTGCTGTTGCTGAATATCCAGCTCCCATGACCAAGCGCCAGTTATGGCGTTTCCTAGGATTCCTAGGTTACTATAGGGCTTTTTGTCCTAACTTTGCTACCATTGTTTCTCCCCTGACTGACCTTGTCAGTCCTGCTAGGGAGTTGGTGTGGGATTCCAGATGTGAGCAGGCCTTCCAAGCTGTGAAAGCTGTCCTGTGTAATTCACCAGTTCTTGCTGCAGAGACGGTCCTGGACTGCaatttatcaaactgctaaCAGGAACATTTTGGACTTtagtgaaagataaaagtaaaaatccttcactttcactcacaaacagaagaataaaaactatTGATCAGTCTGGGTTTGCCATTTACTATTCTCtgttatttcagtttgtttgtcagaTTTACAGACAATATGAgcaagttgaaaaataaaatactttccACCAGATTCAgattgcaggactccttgttctccttgttgctgaagatagttctttatgactctggctggatgtcctgctgcagaatacatttgggACGATCAGATGCCTCTCTGATAGTATGATGGATAaaggtctctgtaaattaaagagtacagtctagacctgctctatgtgaaaagtgacctgagataacttctgttgtgatttggtgttatataaataaaattgaattaacTTGATATTAAAGCGCAGTCTTGCTATTACAACTTAAAACTCCAATCTTGAATCTCAACTAGCAGATTTATATCATAAAGAAACAGTGACATATTTGAAACTTACAAAATATagttttgaattacaaatggaTCCAACGGATCGATCATCTCCAGAGACTGATGGTAGATATTTAGACATTATTAAAGattttgcacacaaacacagttgttTCCACTTATTCTAATGACATTTTATCATAGTAGAAAGAATATAGGTGTTACTAACAACATTAATGATGGTTTTGTTCTATTCAAGTATTCCagtaatgacattttatatcatttttatattgtttttttttattatttacacctgtgattttcctaATGTGACATGTCAAACTGTCTTCCAGGAACAAGGCTGATGTGTGACACAAATTCAAAGCTTCACGTCTCAGAAGTCCATCAGATGTGTGTAAGGTCCGTTGGTGTCGAGTTTCAGCACTTGTCTGTTTCCATACGTTCCGTGTTTCACCGTCACCTCGGCTCCGGTCCCGGCTGAAGCGGCGGCTGCCGTCATCTCCTTCTCGCACAGAGAGACGAAGGCGCTGTAGAGCCGCAGTCCGTCCTCTTTGCCGATGTTGTTGTGGTACTGCATGGCCTTGCCTTTGGCCTTCCCGCCCAGCGTGGCCTGAGGGACGATCAGCAGGCTGCCGGGAAGCTCCAACACCGAAACCATCTTCCCCGAGTCGGACTCACACAGCCGCAGGTTCAACAGTGTGGACACTGAAcggcagagacacacagacgaAGGATGCTTTACCTTTACATCTCATACTGAGTGGGTTTACAATGCAAAGAAGGAAAACATCTGTATCAAAAGGTTAACAAAGGTCACTCACCCATCTTGGGCAGTATGTCGTCTGTCGCTCCTTTAAAGAAGCAGACGTAGATCACCATTCCTCTGTCGATCtgagagcagaaacacaacaacatcagtAAAAGCAACAGGATCTCTTTCAATTCTTGGTCCAGTTCTGTTACATCTACACACTTTCAGacatgtggctcattgatgtgtttctaatagtttttagacaacaacggaggaatcagatatatcaggctttagatacacacacaatacttgttagtagatcaattcattgctgGTTTGAGTCTTTCATGATGATATACTGATAGAAGGAAAAATATATAGAGTATTGCAAGCCTTATTctgaaatatataattattttatttggctttttcttcattttatacttttatatttagtgttttgtactctttattttccttgtgtttttataaattgtcttctctgtcttttatcgtcctctttctcttttcttcctcctgaAAAACACTGTGTAACATCTCATTTTAAAGGTGTTATATCAGTAaagtttgattgttttgttgctttgttttaatcttttacaGCACAGTAacttattttgattttatgtttttacctgctgttaatatttaatgtattaattgttGTTggtattttactttaattttcacctttagaaaatattaaatccTGTATAATTTTATAATATGTTGCTTTTCCTCATTTGATTCCTTTCACTTTCCTTTTGGTTTTGGTTGATAGTAAACAATCCTGTCTGTGTTTAGAGGAATCATCTCTGACAGCCCAACCTTTACACACACTTGAAGGTTGCAtcttttaaataacaaaaaaaaatgaaattaaagcctttattattgattatttgactTTAGTTTTCACTGCGTTCTGGTTTATTTTGCAGTAATTTTAGTTTGTGTTAACAGCTGCTGAAGTTCAAGTTGAACACGGTGTGTTTGAAGCAGCTTTTATTTCTCGTTGATGCTTTAATGTGAATCATTTTCTTCACAATGATCAATAAAGCTTTAATACTGTAGTGACAGGATGAAAATAAAACGCTGGAGTGTGATGTCTGTTGATTAATCAAATGTAAAAGACAAAAGTACATCCACTTTCTAGATTCATCAATTCATACTAATCAACAAATGTACTCCATCAGCTGATCTGCTTCATTCATGTCCTTTGGGATGATATTCAAAGAAGTTTATTaaatatgtgagaaaatgatgatatggccattaaatgattttatctcattttaGTGTAATAACTCCCTGTTTCCAATCAGCTGTTTATAACCAATGAATAGAAATTGATCTGATTTTAAGGAAGATTTAGAGAAATATGGAGGCATCACCAAACCctgacaaatattttacagctaaatgtaaacatgttttcagatgGTGAGCAGCTTTTAACTGAGACTTCACTGTAAATGaggaaacacagttttaattcaCAGTGCTGCTCCTCGTCCTGATAAACTTCCCTGTTctttcaaacacaacaagctccactctgtgctcATACTTCCTggttccctccccttcagatctacagtttaTAGATGGGTCTAACCAACATGTCAGGCTGCattcactgcagagacacatgtTGTTCAGATCAGAGCTCAGACTTGTTTCACTTCTCAGTAAGTGAAACTCAGACTGTCGTtgccactgagagctgaaatggcgcagaaaggagttcagctggaccgagaaacaatcagctgtttgatctgtctggatctactgaaggatccggtgactattccctgtggacacagctactgcatgagctgtattaaaagcttctgggatggagaggatcagaggaagatctacaactgtcctcagtgcagacagaccttcacaccgaggcctgtcctggtgaaaaacaccatgttagcagatttagtggagcagctgaagaagactggactccaagctgctcctgctgatcactgctatgctggacctgaagatgtggcctgtgatgtctgcactgggaggaagctgaaagccctcaagtcctgtctgcagtgtctggcctcttactgtgagaaacaccttcaGCCTCACTTTGAGTCaaccacatttaaaaaacacaagctggtcgacccctcagagaagctccaggagaacatctgctctcgtcatgatgaggtgatgaagatgttctgccgtactgatcagcagagtatctgttatctctgctctgtggatgaacataaaggccacgacacagtctcagctgcagcagaaaggactgagaggcagagagagctcgaggtgagtcgacaaaacatccagcagagaatccaggacagagagaaagatgtgaagctgcttcaacaggaggtggaggccgtcaaccgctctgctgataaagcagtggaggacagtgagaagatcttcactgagctgatccgtctcctccagaaaagaagctctgatgtgaagcagcagatcagatcccagcaggaaactgaagtgagtcgagtcaaagagcttcaggagaagctggagcaggagatcactgagctgaagaggaaagacgctgaactgaagaagctctcacacacagaggatcacaccCAGTTTCTActcaactacccctcactgtcacaactcagtgcatctacagactcatccagcatcaatatccgtcctctgagatactttgaggatgtgacagcagctgtgtcagagctcagagatcaactacaggacatcctgagggagaaaaggacaaacatctcactgacagtgactagagtggacgttttactgccagaaccagaacccaagaccagagctggattcttaaaatattcacgcGAAATCactctggatccaaacacagcacacacacagctgttattaTCTGATGGGAGCAGAAAAGCAACATTCATGAGTCAAATACACCCATATCCTAGTCAGCCAGACAGGTTCACTAATTATAtgcaggtcctgagtagagagagtctgactggacgttgttactgggaggtggagaggagagggggaggagttgatgtagcagtcgcatacaagaatatcagcagagcaggaaactCGTATGACTGTATATTTGGATTCAATGACAAATCTTGGATGTTAATGTGTGGCACTgacagttatacattttggttcaacaaaACCTTCACTCGcgtctcaggtcctggttcctccagagtaggagtgtacctggatcacagagcaggtattctgtccttctacagcgtctctgaaaccatgactctcctccacagagtccagaccacattcactcagcctctctatgctggactttgtCTTGGTTCTGGAGtcacagctgagttgtgtaaactcaaatagacagaagtcatttcagacttcatgtgtcagattctgttgtaattcttcatgtttttgtctccattgtttctgagagctcgttgctgtggtgtttctgaactgcacagagatcaactgtcaatcaaactgggattatcaacactttcttcttttcatttgttgttctgttgatgttttcagtttctttaaatgtcactttttgctgtgtgtttttatccatggaggctatcgctgctcatgatgacgtcttttaccttcactgacgtttcttcagatgaaaatataaacttctctttgttctaaatgttagtttcatgtttgtattgatgtatttgtgtgctgttgttccttaaacagagaaaacagcagaacttccttcatcatagatattttgttctcatcac
This window harbors:
- the LOC137199650 gene encoding D-aminoacyl-tRNA deacylase 2-like, with product MVIYVCFFKGATDDILPKMVSTLLNLRLCESDSGKMVSVLELPGSLLIVPQATLGGKAKGKAMQYHNNIGKEDGLRLYSAFVSLCEKEMTAAAASAGTGAEVTVKHGTYGNRQVLKLDTNGPYTHLMDF
- the LOC137199649 gene encoding tripartite motif-containing protein 16-like, with amino-acid sequence MAQKGVQLDRETISCLICLDLLKDPVTIPCGHSYCMSCIKSFWDGEDQRKIYNCPQCRQTFTPRPVLVKNTMLADLVEQLKKTGLQAAPADHCYAGPEDVACDVCTGRKLKALKSCLQCLASYCEKHLQPHFESTTFKKHKLVDPSEKLQENICSRHDEVMKMFCRTDQQSICYLCSVDEHKGHDTVSAAAERTERQRELEVSRQNIQQRIQDREKDVKLLQQEVEAVNRSADKAVEDSEKIFTELIRLLQKRSSDVKQQIRSQQETEVSRVKELQEKLEQEITELKRKDAELKKLSHTEDHTQFLLNYPSLSQLSASTDSSSINIRPLRYFEDVTAAVSELRDQLQDILREKRTNISLTVTRVDVLLPEPEPKTRAGFLKYSREITLDPNTAHTQLLLSDGSRKATFMSQIHPYPSQPDRFTNYMQVLSRESLTGRCYWEVERRGGGVDVAVAYKNISRAGNSYDCIFGFNDKSWMLMCGTDSYTFWFNKTFTRVSGPGSSRVGVYLDHRAGILSFYSVSETMTLLHRVQTTFTQPLYAGLCLGSGVTAELCKLK